One window from the genome of Desulforamulus ruminis DSM 2154 encodes:
- a CDS encoding hydrogenase maturation protease translates to MPEITILGIGNPLWKDDGIGPRIVEELLKSGLPAGVEAYNAGGSFYHYWDAFAACRHIIALDALQGGHAPGTLYLLKPEEMLPRAPVLLKHEDDFLSVVEIMKFFGLSPAVTILGVEPKEITLGYGLSPEILSILPRVIQKIRDLCDQLLYPDKLNKNLSKLENLS, encoded by the coding sequence CTGCCGGAAATCACCATCCTGGGCATTGGCAATCCCTTATGGAAAGATGACGGCATTGGCCCCCGGATTGTTGAGGAACTTCTGAAAAGCGGACTGCCAGCCGGTGTGGAGGCTTATAACGCAGGGGGTTCCTTTTATCATTACTGGGACGCCTTTGCTGCTTGCCGGCATATTATTGCGCTGGACGCCCTGCAGGGGGGGCATGCTCCGGGCACCCTTTATTTGCTTAAACCGGAGGAGATGCTGCCAAGGGCCCCGGTCCTGTTAAAACATGAAGACGACTTTTTAAGCGTGGTTGAGATTATGAAATTTTTTGGTCTATCGCCGGCAGTTACCATTCTGGGTGTTGAACCAAAGGAGATTACTTTAGGCTATGGGCTATCTCCTGAAATTTTAAGCATCCTTCCCCGGGTGATTCAAAAGATAAGGGATCTTTGTGATCAGTTGCTATATCCGGATAAACTGAATAAAAATTTGTCAAAACTGGAAAACTTATCATAG
- a CDS encoding cytochrome b/b6 domain-containing protein: MIFKNRSKPRHSLPNRLFHWSYASAVLACIFSGFYINDPNRKLGFKDMRSAQKTHFVAQQIFLASFLGRLCYGYKSKNYKDFSLQRKDIHSLPKYLKYQLFLTPNKPQYKKYNPIQKILFTGLGVLLTAQIATGLPLYASGRWMKTRKIFGGLNPIRKLHYFIALLTTSMISGHIYFALTDNLRKLKSIFTGKK; the protein is encoded by the coding sequence GATTTTTAAAAATAGGTCCAAACCGCGTCATTCCCTGCCAAACAGGCTGTTTCACTGGAGCTATGCGTCGGCGGTACTGGCTTGCATCTTCAGCGGCTTTTATATCAACGATCCGAATCGTAAGCTCGGATTTAAAGATATGCGTTCAGCCCAGAAAACCCATTTCGTGGCCCAACAGATTTTTTTGGCCTCCTTTTTAGGCCGCCTTTGTTACGGTTACAAAAGCAAAAATTATAAAGATTTCAGCCTGCAAAGGAAAGATATCCACAGCTTGCCTAAATACTTAAAATATCAATTGTTTTTAACCCCAAATAAACCGCAATATAAAAAGTATAATCCCATCCAGAAAATTTTATTTACCGGGCTGGGCGTTTTGCTCACCGCTCAAATCGCCACCGGGCTGCCTCTTTATGCCTCCGGCCGGTGGATGAAGACTCGAAAGATCTTTGGCGGCCTGAATCCCATCCGCAAATTGCATTATTTCATCGCCTTGTTAACTACTTCCATGATTTCCGGACATATTTATTTTGCACTGACGGATAATTTGAGAAAACTCAAGTCGATCTTTACCGGCAAAAAGTGA